The genome window GGCTGTGCTCGCCCTACCTGTAGTTGCCTCTTCCCTCAAGAGGCTTCCAGTCTAGTCAGGGAGGTGGAACAGGTGCAATCAGGCCAGGTGGTCATGCCAGGAGGCTGGAAACCAACCAGTGGGAGAGGAGTTTGCACGCCCAGGACAGAGGCTGTGGGAGGAGGGGGGCTGAAGTGTGAATGCGGGGAGGCTGAGACGAAGGCACGGGCAGGTGAGGGGCGTGGGGAGGCCACTCTTCACAGAGTGAGCGTGGAGGGAATGACTCACACCTGAGGCAGGTGAGGCACAGCTGCACCCACAGGTGTGATCCCCTGAAAACACAGCAGCTTGGCAGCCAGAGGCGAAGTGGAGACCCAGGACCTCTGTGGCCCTGAGGTCCCCTGGGAGAGGGTTGTCAGGTACAGCTCCTCCTCCCTAAGTTGGCACCTGGGTCCCCTCCTTGGCTGCCCTCTCCTCATCCTTACAGCCTGAGCTCCAGATGCTTGAAAGAGGACGGGGGAGAGGGCAGGAAGGGGTGTGAAGGCCTGCAGAGAGGGTGAGGTGAGGGCCCACGGGAACGGGAAGGTACCAGCCTAGAGGTGGGGGTGTCCGGTGAACCCCCAGCCAGGAGGCGCTCTCTCCATCTCCTAGGGTCCCTGCGGGTCCCCTTTCCAGGCAGAGAAGTTCCAGGCAGAGAAGTTCTGCGCTGGCGAGAAACCAGAGCTCAGGAAGGGAGTTGGCGGGAGGAGGGTGGCCTTGGTTTGGGATTTGTGGGTGTCAAGGCCGCATCTGCGCCAGCTTCCGAGCCTGGAGTAGGTGGAGAAGCCAGGCGGACCGCAGACGCACCCAGGCAGCCCACCCTGCCCAGGGCTTGGGGATGAGGAGCGGGAGAGCGCGGCCGGCGTGGGAAAGCTTTATGGGGCTGCCCCCTCGGCCGTCTGCGAACTGGGGCGCGGGGCCGACACTGGACCGGCTCCGCTGTGCCCCGGGCGGTCGGGGGCATGCGGGCGCTCCGGGGAAGATGAGGGCGCCACCGGCTGGACGGCCGCAGCCTGCAGGGGGCCCTGAAGACAGCCTGCCCCATCCCCCCGGCGGGCTCGGGCCAGGTGGCAGCGCCTGGGCTCGCCGCGCGGAGGCGGCGGCTTCCCGGGCCAGGGGCGGCGGCAGGGGCGGCCCCGGGATCACATGGGCGGAGGCAGGTCCCAGGGCCCCGGGCGGACTCTCCCCAGAGTCGGGCAGACCGCAGCGGGAGCGGCGGCGTCTCCTCGCCCTCTCTCCCTCCCGGGCCTGGGCGCCCAGCCCGACAGGTGAGCGGCAGCCAGGTGAGCGTGCCCACCTGCACCCCTCCGCGCGGCCCGCCATCCCCGGCGCCCGGTTCCTCTCCGCGCCCCTATCGGCGCGGGACCCTGGCCTCGTTCCCGGCCCGGCTCCTTGGAGCCTCGCATCGGCGGGGGCGCCCCCGCGGGTTGAACTCTCCCCGGCCGGCGcgctcctcctccagcccccggCCCGCAGGGTACTTTGCCCTCAGAGCGAAGGAGGCACCAGAACTGGGAGAGCCGGGCCATCCAGCTGGGCACCTCCCCGCGGCGCCCGCAGCGCGGAGTCCACTGACCGGCTCAAAGGTCTGGGAATCTCAGGGTGGCCGCCAGTCGCCAGAGCCAGCCTCGGGGACTGGGGTGGCGGCGGTGCGGGGTACAGAGGCCAGGCCTGGGCCCAAGGGGAAGGCAGCCGGGGATGGAGCGGACAGACCGCTGGTGCTCTTGATAGATTCTCGCAGCGCTTGCGTCCCGGCAGCCCCAGGATGGgtgctgggcagggtggtgccTAGCCTGGTACCGCGGCTTCCTGCCTGGGTTGGCTCCTGGTTCCAGAGCTAGAGGCTCAGGAAATCCCACAAGGGTCTGTCTGCAGGGGCACTTCCTTGCCCAGCAGAGGGGCTGTGGATGGGAGGCCTGTCACCACAGCTGTCTGCCGGGCAGCATCAGGAATCTAGGGTGGGTGTGCCCAGTTTGACAGATGAACCCTGGCCTCCTTGCCCTGGCAGCAGGCccctgggggaggtggggagccTGGTCTTGCCcgtgtgagccactttgccaaGAACGCGGTGGGCAGCTAGGAGGCCCCTGTGAAGACCCAGCCTCACCCCACCAGCCCCTCACCTGGCCAGTGACTTACACAGTCTGTACTGATGCCAGCCTGTTCCTCCTGCTTCCTGAGCCCTCCTCTCCCTAGGCCACTCACCAGCCCTCCCCAAGAGTGGAGAGGAAGTACCGTGTGCTGTGGGTTTTGGGGACAGGAAGCAAGCGCTAGTGGGACTGAGCCCTGATGGTGGAGGAGGGGAGACGGAGGCGGTGCTGGCATCTCTTCCACTTGCCAGCCCCTGCCCCCCATGCTCCAATAAGCCCCCCACCTGGCAGCCTGGGCCGCCCCCTCCTGGGAGTCGCTCCCTGGGCTGAAGCCTAAGGAAGGGAGAACACAGAGGCATGGCTTCCCAGGGTGGGGGGAAGTGAAacaggggtgagggagggagtTAACCACTTCCTCTACCCACCCCAGAGACCCTGAGTAGCTGTCCGGGAGCTGTCGtgccctctctttctccctttggCCCCTCTCCTGCTGCCTTACAGTACCCCCAGAGCCGGGCGGGGGCACGGACTTCACCTCCTGGTCCTGTGTTCCCCAGGTATGGCGCTCACAGTGGATGTGGCCGGGCCAGCGCCCTGGGGCTTCCGTATCACAGGGGGCAGGGATTTCCACACGCCCATCATGGTGACCAAGGTAAGGATGGTGGCTCCAAGAGGTGAGGGGGTCCTGCCAGAAGCGAGGTCAGCCGTGTTCACGCCACTCGGCACAGAAGGCTTGCTTTTTCTGTTCTGGGGCCAGGGACCTACTGCTGCCCGGCGTGCTGGCTGCAAGGGAGCCGTGGCCCTTTGCCACGGGGATGTGGTGGCCACTTCAGGAACAGACCTTGGGAGTGAAAAGGAACTGGGCCGAGGACAGGGCCTGCTCTTGCCTCCCCAGTTGCCATCCCCACACCTGCAGGCAGCCATTTTGGGTGGTTACTAGAACAAGAGCCCTGGAGTTCTTGACAGTCTCCTCTTGACCCGGGCCGGGCTGGGAGCATTCGCAGGAGGGCTGTGCAGGCAGTCACCTGTAAGGTGTGATTTGCACGGGCAAGGCTCTCTATCCAAAAGTATTTCCAAGCACAGTTCCTGACATTCTGCCACTGCACGTTCTTTGGGAGGCTCATTAGAATGCCAATGTGGGGCGGCGGCTGCCACCTGTGCTTCTGGAGGGGATGGCTGATCAGTTCGGTGTCATGAGCAGGCAGAGGGACGTGCAGGAGGGTGCAGGCAGGCCTAGGTCAAGCCAGCCTCTGTGTTTCTTGGGTAGCAGAGTGGGAAGTCCCTTCCCCAGGTGGGCCACGGTCTGAGCATACCAGCTTCTCATCCCTACAGGTGGCTGAGCGGGGCAAAGCCAAGGACGCTGACCTCCGGCCTGGAGACATAATCGTAGCCATCAACGGGGAAAGCGCGGAGGGCATGCTGCATGCCGAGGCCCAGAGCAAGATCCGCCAGAGCCCCTCGCCTCTGCGGCTGCAGCTGGACCGGTAGGGCCTCCAGCTCTGCAGAGCCTGTGGCATTCCCCTTCCCCCCGCCACCCCACAGAGCAGCTCTTGCTCCTGCCCATGGCCTAGAGCTCAGCCCTAAAGCGGCCTTCTTGGGCCCTCTCCACACCTCGGTGAGAAGGTCCTGGGCTCTGCTTCCTGCAGCAGGGTGGGCTGAGGGGTGTTCCTGTGCCTGGTTGGGTAAAGGTGGGCGCCAGGCTGGGCGTGCAGTCACAGGCTGGGCAGGGCGAGCTGGCACCAGCCACCTGGAAGCCCGGGTTTGACTGGTTCCCAAGAGTGTGCAGGGCACAGGGCGTGGGCATGAAGTGGGTTGAAGAGGGGAAACTTCTGGGATAGGTATGCCCGAGGCTGGTCCCCAGGACTCCTGCCTCCAACAGAGTATGGCCTTTGTTTAGTTCCCAGCTGGAAGTGAGGACCTGGGGGGCTCGTTCCTCATAGAGCCTGTCTGTTCCTCCCCATCATGGCTCTGGGCCCTGCTGGTGAAGTTGGATTTCCCATCCTGGGCCTTACTCCTAGGGTTTTGAGCCTATAAGCCAAGGTGGGGCCAGGGTGGGGCCTGGAGGCCAAGCTATAGGGGGAACAGGTGGCTCCCTGGGGTGGGGCTTCACAGTGAGTCACAGATCAGGAATGCCAGGAGATTCCCAAGTCAGGAGAGCCCTCTGCACGGCCTGGAACATGAGTCAGACACCTCTTGCGTCCTGGCCACCCCTACATTGTCCTGCTCTCTTCAGCCCTACCAAGCCCCTCCTTCTCCAACTGCCCTGCCCTGTGGTGTGGCAGAAGCTGACTCTCTTCATGTCGCTCAGGTCCCTGGGTGTTTGCAGCAGTTGGGACCCCGAGAAAGAGGGTAGAGAGAACCTCATGGTTTCTGGGAATGGGGCGACACCGTCTCTTCCTCTGGGGTTCTCTGGAGGGTTCAGGGCTCCAGGGAGGTAGGTAAGCCTGGGCTGTAAGTCAGGCCTCTGGTTCTGCACCAGACAAGCCCAGACTCcagtcttttaactttttttttttctgagacagagtcttgctctgttgccaggctggagtgcagaggcgtgatctcggctcactgccacctttgcctcctgagttcaagcgtttctcctgactcagcctcccaagtacctgggactacaggcacgtgtcaccacgcccagctaatttttgtatttttagtagagatggggtttcaccatgttggccaggatggtctcgatctcctgaccttgtgatccacccgcctcggcctcccaaagtgctgggattacaggtatgagtcaccgcgcctggcccagtctCTTAACTTTTGCTGACGTGCCTCCCCCATCTCCGGCCTCCTACCCTCCCCAGGTGGCCTCTCTGGCATCAGAAGCCCTGGGGCAGGAAGCAGGGCTCCAGGCTGGAGCCAGAGCCTGCGCTCCCCTCACTCTGATCCCACGGCTCTCCCAGGAAGCTGAGGGTCCTGTTGCCTTACATCTCTAGAAGCAGCCTTACGGCCAGGAATGCGTGGCAGGATGGGACGAGGCAGGCTGTCCCCTAGCCCTGacttcagttacctcccactcaAGGCTCCAGCTGGGTTCCACCCAGGGAGCTGGGAGGGGGGAGCCCCTCTCACTGGTGGGGAGCTAGGCCTGCTTGTCTGGAAGGAGGCAGGTGGGTCTCACCCTTTGTTTAACTGGGGAGACCCCTGAGGAAGGGATCAGGAGTGACGCTCTCAAAGGCACCCTGGCCTCCAGTGGGCAGGGTGCGCAGCTGGCCCAGTCACCATGGCCTCTAGAACTGGAGGCAGctcactttccctctctgggcttcagtttctccatGGGTTAAAATATAAGGGATTATTTCTATGAAACCAGTAAtcgggccaggagtggtggctcacacctgtaatcccagcattttgggaggccaaagtgggcagatcacctgaggtcagaagttcaagaccagcctggtcaatgtggcgaaaccccgtctctactaaaaacacaaaaattagccaggtgtgctggcagacacctgtaatcccagctacttggggggctgaggcagggagaattgcttgaacccgggaggcggaggttgcagtgagtcaagattgcgccattgcactccagcctgggagacagagtgaaactccatttaaaaaaaaaaaaaaaaaaaaagtaatcttcCCCCAAATCAATCTACAAACCGGAGGCTGAGTGACACCAGTGACAAAGTCcaggcaaaacagaaaaaaaaaaaaaaaaaaaagagggcaggATAATGTGAGGACTCGAATAAAATTGAATGTTTGAACTTTCTGATGAAGTTTTATACATTCTACTTTTTAGAACCAAACTATCCTTTCTTTTTGGAgagtgggttttgttgttgttgtcgttgtttgagatggagtctcactctgtcgcccaggttggagtgcagtggtacaattttggctcactggaacctctgtctcccagggacaggcagttctcctgcctcagcctcccaagtagctgggattacaggcatacgtcACTGTGGCCtggctaaccttttttttttttttttaattatagacgggatttcaccttgttgaccaggctggtcttgaactcctgactttaagagatccaacctcctcagcctcccaaagtgctgggattataggcacgagccactgtgcccggctttggtgttttttgagacagaatctcgctgtgttgcccaggctggagtgcagtggggcaatcatggctcactacaacctccgcctcctgggctcaagtgatccccccacctcaacctcccaagtagctgggactacaggcatgctccactatgtccagctactttaaaaaaaattttagtagtgacgaggtcttcctatgttgcccaggctggtcttgaactcctgggctcgagcgatcctcctgccttggcttcccaaagcgttgggatgacaggcgtgggccactgtgcctggccaactgtCCTTTCTTTTAAGAAACCATGGTGGTTGTTGATGATAGTTGTTTGTCTTGAGTTTGAGAAAGTTAAAAGTTGACAACCTGATGTCCAAATTTTCTGTAGCTTTTACTGGTGTTGAGAACCAGATCTGGGAACAGTTTTGGCCTCTTTTGGGGGTTGCTGGGTGCAGGGCCCCTGTGTCACTACCTCCCTCTGTTGCCTCCTCAGGTCTCAGGCTGCATCTCCAGGGCAGACCAATGGGGACAGCTCCTTGGAAGTGCTGGCGACTCGCTTCCAGGTAAGCTGGTGCCGTCCCCTGGGAGCCTCAGCACCCTGATCACTGGTGCATGAGAGCGAGGCCCGAGGGCAGGGCGGCCTCGGTGGGGCAGCCCTGCCTTTCCTGACATGGCCACTCTCTCCGCAGGGCTCCGTGAGGACACACACTGAGAGTCATTCCTCCCTAAGGTCCTCCTACTCCAGCCCAACCTCCCTCAGCCCGAGGGCTGGCAGCCCCTTCTCACCACCACCCTTCAGTAGCCCCCTCGCTGGAGAGGCGGCCATCAGCCGCAGGTGAGCACACGGTGGGTGGGCACCTTGGTCGTCTGGGCTGCCAGCTCCAGGCTGGCTCTTTGGAGTCTCAGGAGCTCTGTTCGGGGGAGCCTGGGGCAGCATCCTCCCTGGGCAAGCTGGGGGTGGCCCCGGCACACACTGTCTCTTTCCCACTTTCAGTTTCCAGAGTCTGGCGTGTTCCCCGGGCCTCCCTGCTGCTGACCGCCTGTCCTACTCAGGCCGCCCCGGAAGCCGACAGGTGAGGCTCTGTAGGGGAGGACAGGCTGGAGGAACAGAAACACCTCCTGTTCCTGTGGGTTGCCAGTGCCCCGGGACTGCAGGCCCACCTGGGCAGCCAGGGCCTCCTTTGCCTGGCGACAGGCATGCTCTGCTCCTGAGCCAGGGAGGCCACGCTTCTGGTCGTGGGCCACATGTGCTGTGCCCAAGACCTGCCTGGCAGTGCCCAGTGGCCTGTCCATCTCCTGCACCCCTCTGACCAcccctctcttctcccctccccttatTCCCCTCCCCTTATtcccctcccctcatccccctcccctcatccccctcccctcctccccctcccctcatccccctcccctcctccccctcccctcatccccctcccctcccatcctgcTGACTTCCTCCTGCCTGTGTGTTTCTCTTGGGCTGCGGCTGAAATAGTTTCGCTGCTGTTGTTGGGATGATTCCCTTTAGGCTCTGGCTGCATCTCTCGAATACATTCCTCCCCATTCCAAGACCAGGGCCTGCCCGACTCCCACCCacaccctcctttcctcctctgaCTCAGCCCAGAGATGCCCCAGTGGGACTGCGGTTCTGCCTGGAGCTGCTCTTGGCTGGTTCTgtctcctcctccccccaccccccatccgACCAGCTCCCCTGGACTCTCTTCCAGCCAGGTGTCAGTGGCCACTGGTGACAGCCTAACCCCCTTCCTGGGTGGTATTTCTCCTCTTCAACGGTGGGGGATGGTGAGGGAGTGAGGCAGCCAACAGCCCTGGGCCGCAGCTGCTGGGGACGGCATCGGGGGCATGTCCAGCCTTTGGGGTGATGGGGATACAGCCCAGCTGCTGAGCCCTACCTTCGGGTTGATTCTGCATTACAGAAAGCAGAGCCTTTGAGGGTGGCCAGGGAGGGCAGTAGAACCCAGGGGCTCCAGAAGAGGAAGGAGCAGGATCTTTCTGGCGTGGGGAGTGGGGGGGCTTCTAAAGAGGGGATCCCTGGTGACCTGCTGCATGCCTACCCAGGGGCCAGTCTGGCGTTGTGGTCATAGAGATGTATTCCATGGGTCCCCTTTGTTAAGGAATTGAAGATGCAGTTGTGGAGATAAGGCAAACTTGCAAAACAATTTTGGAGCAATTAGGCATTAAGCAGTGTGGTATTAATTACAAAAGCAGGAGGCGTTCTGGTGGGGGAGTTGGGGAAGGAAGGCTGTGTGACGAGTATTGCTGGACATTGGAGGTGGCGGCGGGAGGGTTTAGGGAAGGATGAGCAGGAGGCCCGACACGCTGGGAGATGGGGAAACAGTGGTCCAGGTGAGGCCTGGTGTACTGGGGCTGGGGGGTTTTTTAGGGGGAAGCTTTGTTCTGAGATAAGCCAGGAACGAGCTTGTCTCAGGGCTAGTCAGTGTCAGTCCTGGCTCCTTTCCGCAAAGCCTCTGGCGAGCTGTGGTCTCAGCAGGACCACATGCTCAAGGGCAAGGCTTCCTGAGCTTCCCCCTCGTGTTGCCCCCAGTCCAGGAAAATGAACGGTGTGGAAGGTACAGAGGCATGGATCCCAAACCAGCGGCAACACCTGAGAACTTGTTGGAAATTCAATTTCCCAGGCTCCAGCCTATACCCGCTGAGTTGGGCATGGGGCTTGCGGGTCACGTGTCCAGAGCTGGATGTGGGGAGACCCACCTGGGTCGGTCCCACCTCTGCCATGACGACTTGGACCagtccctcttcctctccctgggcctcaggtCAGACTAGACGCTCCGAGTTCCCTTCTCTGACCTTGATGACTCTGCTCAttccttcagcaaatatttgtcgAGCAGCTGCTTCATGTCAGACACTCATCTGGGCTCTGGGGATGCACTCGTGGAAAAACAGAGTGACACCTCTGACCTTATGGAGCTGACGTTCTAGTCTACAAATGAGGCTGTGGTCCCACAGCTGCCTCTTGAGAATCACTGTGTAGCTGGGTGCTGTAacacatgcctggagtcccagctactcaggaggctggggcgggaggattgcttgagcccaggaatccagacccagtttgggcaacatagtgaaaccccatctctttaaaaaaagaaaaaaaaaaaaaaaagtcacttacaCTCAAGAGTCTTAAAAGCTCTAAGAAGTCCCATGAGAAAGAAAcccacttaatttttctttagatCCTAAACTTGTTGAACAGCAAAATTTCTCTTCTGTGAAGGCAAGGGTCCCTAACCGCTAACCgcctgggaggaagggagggaggagaaaggcaTTGCCTCTCCCAGTGGGGGAGCTGGGCTCCTTCTCTGGGCCGGGCAGTCTGGTGGGAGTGTATGGGAGGAATGCTGTGAGCTAGAGAGGCAGGAGTGCTGTGTCCTTGTGGCCTCCTGACATggccaaggctgcagagagccggAGGCTCAGGATGCCCTTATGGTGCCTCTGGAAATTACAAGTTCCCTTTGCTGGTAATCACATGCCTTGGTGAGCGGAGGCCAAGTGGGAAAAGCCCCTCTCCCTCTGGCTGGGAATGAGGACTTGCCTCATGGAGGGATCCTGGGCCGGTGCCCCAGGCAGGGCCCATGGTGGTCTGTCTGGAGATGTGATGTGGCTCTTGAGTACCTGCAGAAACTATCTCTAGGTCCTTCAGGTGACCGCACAGCCCCAGGCAGTTGCCCTGCAGCCCAGGTGTGgagtcccagccc of Macaca fascicularis isolate 582-1 chromosome 8, T2T-MFA8v1.1 contains these proteins:
- the PDLIM2 gene encoding PDZ and LIM domain protein 2 isoform X11, which encodes MRSGRARPAWESFMGLPPRPSANWGAGPTLDRLRCAPGGRGHAGAPGKMRAPPAGRPQPAGGPEDSLPHPPGGLGPGGSAWARRAEAAASRARGGGRGGPGITWAEAGPRAPGGLSPESGRPQRERRRLLALSPSRAWAPSPTGERQPGMALTVDVAGPAPWGFRITGGRDFHTPIMVTKVAERGKAKDADLRPGDIIVAINGESAEGMLHAEAQSKIRQSPSPLRLQLDRSQAASPGQTNGDSSLEVLATRFQGSVRTHTESHSSLRSSYSSPTSLSPRAGSPFSPPPFSSPLAGEAAISRSFQSLACSPGLPAADRLSYSGRPGSRQFRCCCWDDSL
- the PDLIM2 gene encoding PDZ and LIM domain protein 2 isoform X5 codes for the protein MRSGRARPAWESFMGLPPRPSANWGAGPTLDRLRCAPGGRGHAGAPGKMRAPPAGRPQPAGGPEDSLPHPPGGLGPGGSAWARRAEAAASRARGGGRGGPGITWAEAGPRAPGGLSPESGRPQRERRRLLALSPSRAWAPSPTGERQPGMALTVDVAGPAPWGFRITGGRDFHTPIMVTKVAERGKAKDADLRPGDIIVAINGESAEGMLHAEAQSKIRQSPSPLRLQLDRSQAASPGQTNGDSSLEVLATRFQGSVRTHTESHSSLRSSYSSPTSLSPRAGSPFSPPPFSSPLAGEAAISRSFQSLACSPGLPAADRLSYSGRPGSRQAGLGRAGDSAVLVLPPSPGPRSSRPSPGKGPSFLAAAHPTVWTRKGEASSWTRTRKSSRCSRKIARVGRPPDSPAPFGSCRKPWRLRREEPGCAHPGGPVSPPRLLHLRRLWAEPEDAWALLGG
- the PDLIM2 gene encoding PDZ and LIM domain protein 2 isoform X7 — translated: MRSGRARPAWESFMGLPPRPSANWGAGPTLDRLRCAPGGRGHAGAPGKMRAPPAGRPQPAGGPEDSLPHPPGGLGPGGSAWARRAEAAASRARGGGRGGPGITWAEAGPRAPGGLSPESGRPQRERRRLLALSPSRAWAPSPTGERQPGERAHLHPSARPAIPGARFLSAPLSARDPGLVPGPAPWSLASAGAPPRVELSPAGALLLQPPARRVLCPQSEGGTRTGRAGPSSWAPPRGARSAESTDRLKGMALTVDVAGPAPWGFRITGGRDFHTPIMVTKVAERGKAKDADLRPGDIIVAINGESAEGMLHAEAQSKIRQSPSPLRLQLDRSQAASPGQTNGDSSLEVLATRFQGSVRTHTESHSSLRSSYSSPTSLSPRAGSPFSPPPFSSPLAGEAAISRSFQSLACSPGLPAADRLSYSGRPGSRQFRCCCWDDSL
- the PDLIM2 gene encoding PDZ and LIM domain protein 2 isoform X1, whose amino-acid sequence is MRSGRARPAWESFMGLPPRPSANWGAGPTLDRLRCAPGGRGHAGAPGKMRAPPAGRPQPAGGPEDSLPHPPGGLGPGGSAWARRAEAAASRARGGGRGGPGITWAEAGPRAPGGLSPESGRPQRERRRLLALSPSRAWAPSPTGERQPGERAHLHPSARPAIPGARFLSAPLSARDPGLVPGPAPWSLASAGAPPRVELSPAGALLLQPPARRVLCPQSEGGTRTGRAGPSSWAPPRGARSAESTDRLKGMALTVDVAGPAPWGFRITGGRDFHTPIMVTKVAERGKAKDADLRPGDIIVAINGESAEGMLHAEAQSKIRQSPSPLRLQLDRSQAASPGQTNGDSSLEVLATRFQGSVRTHTESHSSLRSSYSSPTSLSPRAGSPFSPPPFSSPLAGEAAISRSFQSLACSPGLPAADRLSYSGRPGSRQAGLGRAGDSAVLVLPPSPGPRSSRPSVDSEGGSLLLDEDSEVFKMLQENREGRAAPRQSSSFRLLQEALEAEERGGTPAFLPSSLSPQSSLPASRALATPPKLHTCEKCSTSIANQAVRIQEGRYRHPGCYTCADCGLNLKMRGHFWVGDELYCEKHARQRYSAPATLSSRA
- the PDLIM2 gene encoding PDZ and LIM domain protein 2 isoform X3 → MRSGRARPAWESFMGLPPRPSANWGAGPTLDRLRCAPGGRGHAGAPGKMRAPPAGRPQPAGGPEDSLPHPPGGLGPGGSAWARRAEAAASRARGGGRGGPGITWAEAGPRAPGGLSPESGRPQRERRRLLALSPSRAWAPSPTGERQPGMALTVDVAGPAPWGFRITGGRDFHTPIMVTKVAERGKAKDADLRPGDIIVAINGESAEGMLHAEAQSKIRQSPSPLRLQLDRSQAASPGQTNGDSSLEVLATRFQGSVRTHTESHSSLRSSYSSPTSLSPRAGSPFSPPPFSSPLAGEAAISRSFQSLACSPGLPAADRLSYSGRPGSRQAGLGRAGDSAVLVLPPSPGPRSSRPSVDSEGGSLLLDEDSEVFKMLQENREGRAAPRQSSSFRLLQEALEAEERGGTPAFLPSSLSPQSSLPASRALATPPKLHTCEKCSTSIANQAVRIQEGRYRHPGCYTCADCGLNLKMRGHFWVGDELYCEKHARQRYSAPATLSSRA
- the PDLIM2 gene encoding PDZ and LIM domain protein 2 isoform X6 is translated as MRSGRARPAWESFMGLPPRPSANWGAGPTLDRLRCAPGGRGHAGAPGKMRAPPAGRPQPAGGPEDSLPHPPGGLGPGGSAWARRAEAAASRARGGGRGGPGITWAEAGPRAPGGLSPESGRPQRERRRLLALSPSRAWAPSPTGMALTVDVAGPAPWGFRITGGRDFHTPIMVTKVAERGKAKDADLRPGDIIVAINGESAEGMLHAEAQSKIRQSPSPLRLQLDRSQAASPGQTNGDSSLEVLATRFQGSVRTHTESHSSLRSSYSSPTSLSPRAGSPFSPPPFSSPLAGEAAISRSFQSLACSPGLPAADRLSYSGRPGSRQAGLGRAGDSAVLVLPPSPGPRSSRPSPGKGPSFLAAAHPTVWTRKGEASSWTRTRKSSRCSRKIARVGRPPDSPAPFGSCRKPWRLRREEPGCAHPGGPVSPPRLLHLRRLWAEPEDAWALLGG
- the PDLIM2 gene encoding PDZ and LIM domain protein 2 isoform X8 yields the protein MRSGRARPAWESFMGLPPRPSANWGAGPTLDRLRCAPGGRGHAGAPGKMRAPPAGRPQPAGGPEDSLPHPPGGLGPGGSAWARRAEAAASRARGGGRGGPGITWAEAGPRAPGGLSPESGRPQRERRRLLALSPSRAWAPSPTGERQPGMALTVDVAGPAPWGFRITGGRDFHTPIMVTKVAERGKAKDADLRPGDIIVAINGESAEGMLHAEAQSKIRQSPSPLRLQLDRSQAASPGQTNGDSSLEVLATRFQGSVRTHTESHSSLRSSYSSPTSLSPRAGSPFSPPPFSSPLAGEAAISRSFQSLACSPGLPAADRLSYSGRPGSRQAGLGRAGDSAVLVLPPSPGPRSSRPSVDSEGGSLLLDEDSEVFKMLQENREGRAAPRQSSSFRLLQEALEAEERGTRLCASRRAGIATPAATPAPTVG
- the PDLIM2 gene encoding PDZ and LIM domain protein 2 isoform X2 gives rise to the protein MRSGRARPAWESFMGLPPRPSANWGAGPTLDRLRCAPGGRGHAGAPGKMRAPPAGRPQPAGGPEDSLPHPPGGLGPGGSAWARRAEAAASRARGGGRGGPGITWAEAGPRAPGGLSPESGRPQRERRRLLALSPSRAWAPSPTGERQPGERAHLHPSARPAIPGARFLSAPLSARDPGLVPGPAPWSLASAGAPPRVELSPAGALLLQPPARRVLCPQSEGGTRTGRAGPSSWAPPRGARSAESTDRLKGMALTVDVAGPAPWGFRITGGRDFHTPIMVTKVAERGKAKDADLRPGDIIVAINGESAEGMLHAEAQSKIRQSPSPLRLQLDRSQAASPGQTNGDSSLEVLATRFQGSVRTHTESHSSLRSSYSSPTSLSPRAGSPFSPPPFSSPLAGEAAISRSFQSLACSPGLPAADRLSYSGRPGSRQAGLGRAGDSAVLVLPPSPGPRSSRPSVDSEGGSLLLDEDSEVFKMLQENREGRAAPRQSSSFRLLQEALEAEERGTRLCASRRAGIATPAATPAPTVG
- the PDLIM2 gene encoding PDZ and LIM domain protein 2 isoform X9 yields the protein MRSGRARPAWESFMGLPPRPSANWGAGPTLDRLRCAPGGRGHAGAPGKMRAPPAGRPQPAGGPEDSLPHPPGGLGPGGSAWARRAEAAASRARGGGRGGPGITWAEAGPRAPGGLSPESGRPQRERRRLLALSPSRAWAPSPTGMALTVDVAGPAPWGFRITGGRDFHTPIMVTKVAERGKAKDADLRPGDIIVAINGESAEGMLHAEAQSKIRQSPSPLRLQLDRSQAASPGQTNGDSSLEVLATRFQGSVRTHTESHSSLRSSYSSPTSLSPRAGSPFSPPPFSSPLAGEAAISRSFQSLACSPGLPAADRLSYSGRPGSRQAGLGRAGDSAVLVLPPSPGPRSSRPSVDSEGGSLLLDEDSEVFKMLQENREGRAAPRQSSSFRLLQEALEAEERGTRLCASRRAGIATPAATPAPTVG
- the PDLIM2 gene encoding PDZ and LIM domain protein 2 isoform X4; the encoded protein is MRSGRARPAWESFMGLPPRPSANWGAGPTLDRLRCAPGGRGHAGAPGKMRAPPAGRPQPAGGPEDSLPHPPGGLGPGGSAWARRAEAAASRARGGGRGGPGITWAEAGPRAPGGLSPESGRPQRERRRLLALSPSRAWAPSPTGMALTVDVAGPAPWGFRITGGRDFHTPIMVTKVAERGKAKDADLRPGDIIVAINGESAEGMLHAEAQSKIRQSPSPLRLQLDRSQAASPGQTNGDSSLEVLATRFQGSVRTHTESHSSLRSSYSSPTSLSPRAGSPFSPPPFSSPLAGEAAISRSFQSLACSPGLPAADRLSYSGRPGSRQAGLGRAGDSAVLVLPPSPGPRSSRPSVDSEGGSLLLDEDSEVFKMLQENREGRAAPRQSSSFRLLQEALEAEERGGTPAFLPSSLSPQSSLPASRALATPPKLHTCEKCSTSIANQAVRIQEGRYRHPGCYTCADCGLNLKMRGHFWVGDELYCEKHARQRYSAPATLSSRA